Proteins co-encoded in one Bacteroidota bacterium genomic window:
- a CDS encoding nucleotidyl transferase AbiEii/AbiGii toxin family protein: protein MTLHLEKILFHELINLTAAELKINPLFIEKDYWITVVLKRLSKSKFESESVFKGGTSLSKGYELIERFSEDVDIALINNNAKTGNEIKSIIRSIEKEMTKDLSELQVAGVTSKGSRFRKSVFEYKSTNAKNQSYKLIVEVNSFANPFPFKRLVIKSLIFDFLTQSKNEKYIEQFNLEPFEVNVLNKEQTLLEKTVSLIRVSFESNPVESIAKKVRHFYDLYFLMNDAECVEFVKSNKFKKEFEKILKHDKEMFDEPIGWKNKSLAESPLINDFDNIWKQVKETYKTELSVLAYTPIPDEKKVAGRFKELMKRLQ from the coding sequence ATGACATTGCATTTAGAAAAAATTTTATTTCATGAGTTGATAAATCTCACGGCAGCTGAATTGAAAATAAATCCCCTTTTCATAGAAAAAGATTACTGGATAACAGTTGTACTAAAGCGTTTGTCAAAAAGTAAATTCGAATCTGAATCAGTTTTTAAAGGTGGTACATCTTTGTCTAAAGGGTATGAATTAATAGAACGCTTTTCAGAAGATGTGGATATTGCCCTTATTAACAATAATGCAAAAACGGGAAACGAAATAAAAAGCATTATCCGAAGCATCGAAAAGGAAATGACCAAAGACTTGAGCGAGTTGCAAGTTGCTGGTGTGACCAGCAAGGGTTCTAGGTTTCGGAAGTCGGTATTTGAATATAAGAGTACGAATGCAAAAAATCAAAGCTACAAATTAATTGTAGAAGTAAATTCGTTTGCAAATCCGTTTCCTTTTAAACGGCTTGTAATAAAAAGTTTAATATTTGATTTTTTAACCCAATCCAAAAATGAAAAATATATTGAGCAGTTTAACCTTGAGCCATTTGAAGTGAATGTACTTAATAAAGAACAAACCCTCTTGGAGAAAACGGTTTCATTGATTCGTGTTTCATTTGAAAGCAATCCGGTGGAAAGCATTGCTAAAAAAGTAAGACACTTTTATGATTTATATTTTTTAATGAACGATGCTGAATGCGTTGAATTTGTTAAGTCAAACAAATTCAAAAAGGAATTTGAGAAAATCCTGAAACACGACAAAGAAATGTTTGATGAACCAATAGGGTGGAAAAATAAATCACTTGCAGAATCACCCTTAATAAATGATTTTGATAACATTTGGAAACAAGTCAAAGAGACTTATAAAACAGAACTTTCTGTATTGGCATATACGCCAATACCAGATGAAAAGAAAGTTGCTGGGCGATTTAAGGAACTAATGAAACGGCTTCAATGA
- a CDS encoding HNH endonuclease yields MEQLPFIPGHLYNRRADIHAYYGGNWQSGICPSANFPYIFIFSGKSGKQHGYKDGWDNPNVFSYTGEGQAGDMKFTKGNLALRDHLKNAKRVFLFESQSGGMAKFICEVEFFDADYFETHDTTGGIRTGIKFFFKRKGAYLPVQPGLFDAPTIFPEPIESYGVQLPNITERSGLVTSRVGQGAYRKRIIHRWEYKCAVTGFDKLNVLIASHILPWASADDNQRLDVHNGILLSPTYDALFDRHLVSFEDTGKIILSNNIEEQAYQKIGVSGKEKIRNLSEYNLPYLEQHRVNFNAIQK; encoded by the coding sequence TTGGAACAGCTGCCATTCATACCTGGACATTTATATAACCGCAGAGCGGATATACATGCATATTACGGAGGCAATTGGCAAAGTGGGATTTGTCCTTCAGCAAACTTTCCTTATATTTTTATCTTCTCAGGAAAATCCGGTAAGCAGCATGGCTACAAAGATGGCTGGGATAACCCCAATGTGTTTTCATACACTGGTGAAGGACAAGCCGGAGATATGAAATTTACCAAGGGCAATCTTGCTTTGCGTGACCATTTGAAAAATGCGAAACGTGTTTTTTTATTTGAAAGCCAAAGCGGAGGTATGGCTAAGTTTATTTGCGAGGTTGAATTTTTTGATGCGGATTATTTTGAAACACATGATACCACTGGTGGAATTCGCACTGGTATTAAGTTTTTCTTTAAAAGGAAGGGAGCTTATTTGCCTGTACAGCCCGGTTTGTTTGATGCACCAACAATTTTTCCAGAACCAATTGAAAGCTATGGTGTACAATTACCTAATATAACCGAGAGAAGTGGATTGGTGACTTCGCGTGTTGGACAAGGCGCCTACCGCAAAAGAATTATTCACCGTTGGGAATACAAATGCGCAGTTACCGGATTTGATAAACTCAATGTGCTTATTGCTTCCCACATTTTACCTTGGGCAAGTGCAGACGATAACCAGCGCTTGGATGTGCACAATGGAATTTTATTATCTCCTACTTACGATGCTTTATTTGACAGGCATTTGGTAAGCTTTGAAGATACCGGAAAAATAATTTTATCAAATAACATTGAAGAACAAGCCTATCAAAAAATTGGAGTAAGTGGAAAAGAAAAGATTAGAAATTTAAGTGAGTATAATTTGCCTTATTTGGAGCAGCATAGAGTAAATTTTAATGCAATCCAAAAGTAA